In Synechococcus sp. Nb3U1, one DNA window encodes the following:
- a CDS encoding alpha-D-glucose phosphate-specific phosphoglucomutase, with protein MSFRTVSTTPFSGQKPGTSGLRKQVKVFQQPHYLENFVQSIFDVLEGSAGQTLVVGGDGRYYNREAIQILLKMAAANGIGRVLVGQGGILSTPAVSCIIRKYGAYGGIILSASHNPGGPEGDFGIKYNIGNGGPAPEKVTEAIYARTQQIEQYRILEAPDVDLDRLGEQSLGSLKVRVIDSVTDYRELMEHLFDFDLIHDYLASGLRIAFDAMHAVTGPYARAILQGSLGAPAGSVIHGQPLPDFGGGHPDPNLVYAHELVELLFGENGPDFGAASDGDGDRNMILGRKFYVTPSDSLAVLAANAHWVPGYREGLAGIARSMPTSQAADRVAAKLGIPCYETPTGWKFFGNLLDAGKATLCGEESFGTGSNHVREKDGLWAVLFWLNILAARRQTVQQIVQEHWHTYGRNVYSRHDYEGIDVVAAQDLVENLRLTLPGLVGKPLGSQTVAYADDFSYTDPIDGSTSSKQGIRIGFENGSRIVYRLSGTGTQGATLRVYLEQFEPDPANHGLDPQTALAEHIQLADHLAQIRARTGRQQPDVIT; from the coding sequence ATGAGCTTCCGCACCGTTTCCACCACCCCTTTTTCCGGCCAAAAACCAGGCACCTCTGGCCTGCGCAAGCAGGTGAAGGTGTTTCAGCAGCCCCACTACCTGGAAAACTTTGTTCAATCCATTTTTGATGTCTTAGAGGGATCCGCTGGACAAACCTTAGTCGTGGGCGGGGATGGGCGCTACTACAACCGCGAAGCGATTCAGATCCTGCTCAAGATGGCGGCAGCCAATGGCATTGGACGTGTGCTAGTGGGCCAGGGTGGGATCCTCTCCACCCCGGCGGTTTCCTGCATCATTCGCAAATATGGGGCTTACGGGGGGATCATCCTCTCCGCCAGCCACAACCCCGGCGGCCCCGAGGGCGACTTCGGCATTAAGTACAACATCGGCAACGGTGGCCCTGCTCCCGAGAAAGTTACCGAAGCCATCTACGCCCGTACCCAGCAGATCGAGCAGTACCGCATTCTGGAAGCACCAGATGTGGATCTAGATCGCCTAGGGGAGCAAAGCCTGGGATCCCTAAAAGTCAGGGTGATCGACTCGGTCACCGACTACCGCGAGCTGATGGAGCACCTGTTTGATTTCGACCTAATCCACGATTATTTGGCCTCCGGGCTCCGAATTGCCTTCGATGCCATGCACGCCGTGACCGGCCCCTATGCCCGCGCCATTTTACAGGGATCCCTGGGGGCACCGGCGGGGAGCGTCATCCATGGCCAGCCCCTGCCCGACTTTGGCGGTGGCCACCCGGATCCGAACCTAGTTTATGCCCATGAGCTGGTGGAGCTGCTGTTTGGGGAGAATGGCCCCGATTTTGGCGCCGCCTCCGACGGGGATGGGGATCGCAACATGATCTTGGGGCGCAAGTTCTACGTGACCCCCAGCGACAGTTTGGCGGTACTGGCGGCCAATGCCCACTGGGTGCCGGGGTATCGGGAGGGATTGGCCGGGATTGCCCGCTCTATGCCCACCAGTCAGGCAGCAGATCGGGTGGCGGCTAAGCTGGGGATCCCTTGTTATGAAACCCCTACCGGCTGGAAATTCTTCGGCAACCTGCTGGATGCGGGCAAAGCCACCCTCTGTGGCGAAGAAAGTTTTGGCACCGGCTCGAACCATGTGCGGGAAAAAGATGGCCTCTGGGCGGTGCTGTTTTGGCTGAATATCCTGGCGGCGCGGCGACAAACGGTGCAACAGATCGTCCAAGAACACTGGCATACCTACGGGCGCAATGTCTACTCCCGCCACGATTACGAGGGCATTGATGTGGTGGCCGCCCAAGACCTAGTGGAAAACCTGCGTCTCACCTTGCCGGGCTTGGTTGGGAAGCCCTTGGGATCCCAAACCGTTGCCTATGCCGACGATTTCAGCTATACCGACCCTATCGATGGCAGCACCAGCAGCAAACAGGGGATCCGCATTGGCTTTGAAAATGGCTCGCGCATTGTCTATCGTCTTTCGGGAACGGGCACCCAAGGAGCAACGCTACGGGTTTATCTGGAGCAATTTGAGCCGGATCCCGCCAACCATGGGTTGGATCCGCAAACAGCCTTGGCCGAACACATTCAACTGGCGGATCATCTGGCCCAGATCCGGGCCCGCACAGGCCGTCAGCAACCGGATGTTATAACCTGA
- the arsJ gene encoding organoarsenical effux MFS transporter ArsJ has product MTTAPAAQQAPLRNYALITAAYWGFTITDGAIRMLVLLHFHKLGFTPIQIATLFLFYEIFGVVTNFLGGWIGSLFGLRLTLYGGIALQIFGLVMLGVLNMQWPIWGQVTYVMVAQAFAGIAKDLTKMSSKSAIRLVVPKEAESRLFRWVAMLTGSKNALKGVGFFVGAALLQVFGELYGEIMGFRIANFVQAGALALIFCSGILLPADMGKVKAKIPFKQLFSKSKEINILSAARFFLFGSRDVWFVVALPVFLYDSLGWTFMQVGTYMATWVIGYGIVQFLAPQLLGSNRPGRAPKARTIQIWTFVLTVVPAIIATAFMAGLAPELVITGGLILFGIVFAFNSAVHSYLVLAYTEDDDVALNVGFYYMANSGGRLLGTVTSGLIFQFYGLQGCLWFSTILILAAGIFSLKLPDPTKGPVKWVVKPGD; this is encoded by the coding sequence ATGACCACAGCTCCCGCGGCCCAGCAAGCTCCGCTCCGCAACTACGCGCTGATCACCGCCGCCTACTGGGGATTCACCATCACCGATGGGGCGATCCGCATGTTAGTGCTTTTGCACTTCCACAAGTTGGGGTTTACCCCGATTCAAATTGCTACCTTGTTTCTTTTCTACGAAATCTTTGGGGTCGTAACCAACTTTCTGGGCGGTTGGATTGGATCCCTGTTTGGCCTGCGGCTCACTCTTTATGGTGGTATTGCCCTGCAAATTTTTGGCTTGGTCATGCTGGGTGTATTGAATATGCAATGGCCGATTTGGGGTCAGGTTACCTATGTAATGGTGGCCCAGGCTTTTGCCGGGATCGCCAAAGATCTCACCAAGATGAGTTCTAAAAGTGCCATCCGGTTGGTGGTGCCCAAAGAAGCCGAATCACGGCTATTTCGTTGGGTAGCGATGTTGACGGGATCCAAAAATGCCCTCAAGGGGGTAGGGTTCTTCGTGGGGGCAGCGCTATTGCAGGTATTTGGGGAACTGTATGGCGAAATCATGGGGTTTCGCATCGCTAACTTTGTGCAGGCAGGCGCTCTGGCTTTAATCTTTTGTTCCGGGATTTTACTGCCTGCTGATATGGGCAAAGTTAAGGCCAAGATCCCCTTTAAACAACTGTTTTCCAAAAGCAAAGAGATCAACATCCTCTCGGCGGCCCGCTTTTTCCTGTTTGGATCGCGGGATGTGTGGTTTGTGGTGGCCTTGCCCGTATTTCTCTACGACAGCCTCGGCTGGACATTTATGCAGGTAGGCACCTACATGGCCACCTGGGTGATCGGCTATGGCATCGTGCAATTTCTCGCCCCGCAACTGTTGGGGAGCAATCGCCCCGGACGGGCTCCCAAAGCCCGTACCATTCAGATTTGGACTTTTGTGCTGACGGTGGTGCCAGCGATCATCGCCACGGCCTTTATGGCGGGTCTGGCTCCTGAACTGGTGATCACCGGCGGCTTGATCCTGTTCGGGATCGTCTTTGCCTTCAATTCGGCGGTGCATTCCTACCTGGTGCTGGCCTATACAGAAGATGACGATGTGGCCTTGAATGTGGGCTTTTACTACATGGCCAACTCCGGTGGGCGGCTCCTGGGCACGGTGACCTCCGGCTTGATCTTCCAGTTCTATGGCTTGCAGGGCTGCCTTTGGTTTTCCACAATTTTGATCTTGGCAGCAGGGATCTTCTCCCTGAAATTGCCGGATCCGACCAAAGGGCCGGTGAAGTGGGTGGTCAAGCCAGGGGATTGA
- a CDS encoding ArsJ-associated glyceraldehyde-3-phosphate dehydrogenase: protein MTIRVGINGFGRIGRLVLRAAWGWEELEFIHINEIKGGAATAAHLLKFDSVQGRWDIDVAGSGDRLRIQDKFLTFSEYKSPGEVPWAELGVDLVVESSGKFVKAAELDLYFKAGVRKVIVAAPVKDGNALNLVMGVNDHLYDPAQHHLLTAASCTTNCLAPLVKVIHEGIGISHGVITTVHDVTNTQTMVDAPHKDLRRARSALLSLVPTTTGSATAIGLIYPELNGKLNGLAVRVPLLNASLTDAVFEVKRPTTVEEVNQLLKTSAEGELQGILGYEELPLVSVDFKGDPRSSIVDGPSTLVVDGTQVKILAWYDNEWGYANRMAELARKVALSLET from the coding sequence ATGACGATACGGGTTGGGATCAACGGTTTTGGTCGGATTGGGCGACTGGTTCTGCGAGCCGCTTGGGGCTGGGAAGAACTGGAGTTCATCCACATCAACGAAATTAAGGGAGGGGCGGCGACGGCTGCCCATCTGCTCAAATTCGACTCCGTGCAGGGCCGCTGGGATATTGATGTAGCAGGATCCGGCGATCGCCTGCGCATTCAAGACAAATTCCTCACCTTCAGCGAGTACAAGTCCCCTGGTGAGGTGCCCTGGGCGGAGTTGGGCGTGGATCTGGTGGTGGAAAGCTCTGGCAAATTTGTGAAAGCGGCGGAGTTGGATCTCTATTTCAAAGCGGGGGTTCGCAAGGTGATCGTGGCCGCGCCGGTCAAGGATGGCAACGCCCTGAATCTCGTCATGGGGGTCAACGATCATCTTTATGATCCGGCCCAACATCATCTGCTCACGGCTGCTTCTTGTACCACCAACTGTCTGGCCCCTTTGGTGAAAGTAATCCACGAAGGCATCGGCATCAGCCACGGGGTGATCACCACCGTCCACGATGTCACCAATACCCAAACCATGGTGGATGCCCCTCACAAAGATCTACGGCGGGCTCGGTCGGCTCTGTTGTCTTTGGTGCCCACCACCACTGGATCTGCTACAGCGATTGGTCTGATTTACCCCGAATTAAACGGCAAATTGAATGGCTTAGCCGTGCGAGTTCCCCTCTTGAATGCCTCTTTAACAGATGCTGTGTTTGAGGTCAAGCGGCCCACCACCGTTGAAGAAGTGAATCAACTGCTGAAAACTTCGGCGGAAGGAGAACTCCAAGGGATCCTCGGCTACGAAGAACTGCCCCTCGTCTCGGTGGATTTCAAAGGGGATCCCCGCTCAAGCATTGTGGATGGCCCCTCAACCCTGGTGGTAGATGGCACGCAGGTGAAAATCCTGGCTTGGTACGACAACGAATGGGGCTATGCCAACCGTATGGCGGAGCTGGCCCGCAAAGTGGCCCTGAGTTTGGAGACCTAG
- a CDS encoding carotenoid oxygenase family protein: MSAVAQQVPLWSLALAKPGREFGPTELILLSGSIPPGLQGSLYRNGPGRLQRGDQRVGHWFDGDGAILAVHFRSGQATGLYRYVQTAGYQAEEQAGRYLFGGYGMRAKRLGQAPKNAANTSVLALPDRLLALWEAGAPHQLDPTTLTTRGLDSLGQTRALPSYSAHPKRDPLTGDIYNFGVELGQKGILHLYRSNAQGQLQAHTRHPLPGLPFIHDFVLAGRYLVFLVPPVRLNPWPVLATLKSYSDSLRWDPNQPSQVWIFDRETLQFVSRNETDPAFQWHFGNGYEDQDGSVIFTQVRYPDFATNRYLAEVVSGQTQTAAIAFLWQMRVDPLTGQVLQSEPLLERGCEFPIVDPAVVGQPHRHLYLLLHRHGVDPARELFSGVGRVDVQTGSLLEADLGAGRYPSEPLYAPDAEDPGRGWLLSLVFDGHQNRSQVWIWDAAELDGDPCCRLELPEPIPLGFHGTWRAYPPG, from the coding sequence ATGTCTGCTGTTGCTCAACAGGTTCCCCTCTGGTCTTTAGCCCTGGCTAAACCCGGTCGAGAATTTGGCCCAACCGAACTGATCCTCCTGTCTGGGTCAATCCCACCCGGATTACAAGGATCCCTGTATCGCAATGGGCCGGGTCGCTTACAGCGAGGAGACCAGCGGGTGGGCCACTGGTTTGATGGGGATGGTGCCATTTTGGCGGTTCATTTCCGATCCGGTCAGGCGACGGGGCTATACCGCTATGTGCAAACCGCTGGCTACCAGGCGGAAGAACAGGCGGGGCGTTATCTATTCGGGGGATATGGAATGCGGGCCAAACGGCTGGGACAAGCCCCCAAAAATGCTGCCAATACCTCAGTACTGGCTTTGCCGGATCGGTTGCTAGCCCTGTGGGAAGCTGGAGCCCCCCACCAACTGGATCCGACCACCTTAACCACCCGAGGTTTGGATAGTCTGGGGCAAACGAGAGCCCTACCCTCCTACTCCGCCCATCCCAAACGGGATCCCCTAACAGGAGACATTTACAACTTTGGGGTGGAATTGGGCCAAAAAGGGATCCTGCACCTTTATCGCAGCAATGCCCAGGGTCAGTTGCAAGCCCATACTCGTCATCCCTTGCCAGGGCTGCCTTTTATTCACGATTTTGTTTTGGCGGGGCGCTATCTTGTCTTTCTGGTGCCGCCTGTACGCCTCAACCCCTGGCCTGTGCTCGCTACCCTGAAGAGCTACAGCGATAGCCTGCGTTGGGATCCCAACCAACCCAGCCAAGTGTGGATCTTCGACCGCGAAACATTGCAATTTGTGAGCCGCAACGAGACGGATCCCGCCTTTCAGTGGCATTTCGGCAATGGTTACGAAGATCAGGATGGGTCAGTGATATTCACCCAAGTTCGCTACCCAGACTTTGCCACCAACCGCTATTTGGCAGAAGTGGTGAGCGGGCAAACCCAAACAGCCGCAATAGCCTTCCTCTGGCAAATGCGTGTGGATCCGCTAACAGGCCAAGTGTTGCAGTCAGAACCTCTGCTAGAGCGGGGCTGTGAGTTCCCTATCGTGGATCCAGCAGTAGTGGGTCAGCCTCATCGCCATCTCTATCTGCTCCTTCACCGGCATGGCGTGGATCCCGCCCGTGAACTGTTCAGCGGTGTTGGCCGTGTGGATGTGCAAACGGGATCCCTGCTTGAGGCAGATCTGGGAGCAGGACGTTACCCTAGCGAACCTCTCTATGCCCCTGATGCTGAGGATCCCGGTCGCGGTTGGCTGTTGAGCTTAGTCTTCGATGGCCATCAGAACCGCTCGCAGGTGTGGATTTGGGATGCTGCCGAACTGGATGGGGATCCCTGCTGTCGATTGGAACTGCCCGAGCCGATCCCGTTGGGGTTCCATGGTACCTGGCGGGCTTACCCCCCTGGTTAG
- a CDS encoding LLM class flavin-dependent oxidoreductase, with protein MKIGLFHQMWAHAALSDAEFFAQAITDVRWADELGFDSFWMGEHHLVRNTPFYGRVPIPELMVARLAGETSQIKLGTGVKILTVAHPMRFAESITTLNLLTQGRVVFGVGQGSGGDIQQAGFAGIDKRAQFRANLMQVIEYLNTGPEADKPCLTPPPSPGLVDKLWVASRDAETVSLIAQQGLNLLVGQAEAPVKQAEYVQHYRQQGPLFLRNAGTIGSSSQGGKVCGCRLVHVAETDAEALRQVEAGATLYFNLYSKGVYYQEAIAEGRIPATPPEYLTEMLDRLDYLVGSPQTVAQKLQSYCDTVGLDFLNVMVHIPGLAEEDVRRSMQLVIQEVAPQLRPTLQPVA; from the coding sequence ATGAAGATCGGACTCTTTCACCAGATGTGGGCCCATGCGGCCCTTTCCGATGCGGAGTTCTTCGCGCAAGCCATTACCGATGTGCGTTGGGCGGATGAATTGGGGTTCGATTCCTTCTGGATGGGGGAGCACCATTTGGTGCGCAACACCCCTTTCTACGGTCGGGTACCGATTCCAGAATTGATGGTGGCCCGCCTAGCGGGAGAAACAAGCCAGATCAAGTTGGGCACTGGGGTGAAAATCCTGACGGTGGCCCATCCGATGCGTTTTGCCGAATCGATCACCACTCTCAATCTCCTCACCCAAGGTCGGGTGGTGTTCGGGGTGGGGCAAGGCAGCGGTGGCGATATTCAACAGGCGGGCTTTGCGGGCATTGACAAACGGGCACAGTTCCGCGCCAACCTGATGCAGGTGATCGAGTATTTGAATACCGGCCCTGAGGCCGACAAACCTTGTCTGACCCCTCCTCCTAGCCCTGGATTGGTGGATAAACTTTGGGTTGCCTCCCGCGATGCCGAAACCGTTAGCCTCATCGCTCAGCAAGGGCTGAATCTGCTGGTGGGTCAGGCGGAAGCTCCTGTGAAACAAGCCGAATACGTGCAGCACTATCGCCAACAGGGGCCGCTATTCCTACGGAACGCTGGCACGATAGGATCCAGCAGCCAGGGCGGCAAAGTCTGTGGCTGCCGACTGGTGCATGTGGCGGAAACCGATGCCGAAGCCCTCCGCCAGGTGGAAGCGGGGGCTACCCTCTATTTCAACCTCTACTCCAAAGGGGTCTATTACCAAGAGGCCATCGCCGAAGGGCGGATCCCGGCCACCCCTCCCGAGTACCTGACGGAAATGTTGGATCGCCTGGATTATTTGGTGGGATCCCCGCAGACGGTGGCCCAAAAGCTGCAAAGCTACTGCGATACCGTCGGCTTGGATTTTCTCAATGTGATGGTGCATATCCCTGGTTTGGCAGAAGAAGATGTGCGGCGTTCCATGCAGTTGGTGATTCAAGAGGTGGCTCCGCAATTGCGACCAACTCTGCAACCGGTGGCCTAA
- a CDS encoding DUF2232 domain-containing protein, giving the protein MTLPPQPSLQDDFPPLPPPPPRSEALKLVETAFLASTSALIWILSYTPLAPFMRLFFPIPVALAVMRWDPRTGAMALVVSSLLLTVLMGPTRSVLYVIPYGILGYWCARLWQRRLSWYVSVLSGALISAFGLIFQLLFSSLLVGENLWTYVTIQLTSLTNWLLDVSLSWLGVYWVAEPWMIQVVVVGFIAFNSLIYVFTVHLVAALVMEHFRCPLPPPPKWVQFLLD; this is encoded by the coding sequence GTGACCCTGCCCCCTCAGCCTTCTTTGCAGGATGATTTTCCGCCCCTGCCCCCACCCCCGCCTCGATCTGAGGCCCTGAAGCTGGTGGAAACGGCCTTTTTGGCCAGTACCTCCGCCTTGATCTGGATCTTGAGCTACACGCCGCTGGCCCCTTTTATGCGCTTGTTTTTCCCGATTCCTGTGGCGCTAGCAGTGATGCGCTGGGATCCCCGCACCGGGGCAATGGCTCTGGTGGTCTCCAGCCTGTTGCTGACGGTGCTGATGGGGCCGACCCGCAGCGTTCTCTATGTCATCCCCTATGGCATCCTTGGGTACTGGTGTGCCCGCCTGTGGCAGCGTCGCCTTTCCTGGTATGTCTCGGTGTTGAGCGGGGCCTTGATCAGCGCTTTTGGCTTGATCTTTCAACTGTTGTTCTCCTCGCTGCTGGTGGGGGAAAACCTCTGGACTTACGTGACCATTCAACTGACCAGCCTGACCAACTGGTTGCTGGATGTCTCTCTGAGCTGGCTGGGGGTGTACTGGGTGGCGGAGCCCTGGATGATCCAGGTGGTGGTGGTGGGGTTTATCGCCTTTAACTCGTTGATTTATGTGTTTACGGTGCATTTGGTGGCAGCCTTGGTCATGGAGCATTTTCGTTGCCCACTGCCCCCTCCCCCCAAGTGGGTGCAGTTTTTGCTGGATTAG
- a CDS encoding pyridoxal phosphate-dependent aminotransferase: MVSAAGLSQRVAHLSPSATLSISATAKAMQAEGMDVCSFSAGEPDFETPNHIRAAAIRALEEGKTRYGPAAGIPALRQAVADKLQQDNGLPFSREQVMISNGGKQTLFNLAIVLLDPGDEVILPVPYWVSYPEIVTLAGAKVVRVQTEEAQGFKLTAEQLRQALTPRSKLLILNSPANPTGAVYRRHELEALAEVILSVPDLYVVCDEIYEKLVYGGACHVSLGSLSPDLFQRTILSSGFAKAYAMTGWRMGYLAGPKPVIDAAINLQSHSTSNVCTFAQYGALEALTNPLSAASIEKMRQEFSQRRDLMVQGIQTLPGVTCPQPDGAFYVFPNIRQTGLSSVEFCQRLLKEQHVAAVPGVAFGADHCIRLSYATDRATIEKGLQRLHQFVRSL; this comes from the coding sequence ATGGTGTCTGCTGCCGGATTGTCCCAACGGGTTGCCCATCTATCCCCTTCCGCGACTTTGTCAATCTCCGCCACCGCCAAAGCCATGCAGGCAGAGGGGATGGATGTTTGCAGTTTTAGCGCTGGTGAGCCAGACTTTGAAACCCCCAACCACATTCGGGCTGCCGCCATCCGCGCTTTAGAAGAGGGCAAAACCCGCTATGGCCCTGCTGCTGGGATCCCGGCCCTGCGACAGGCGGTTGCCGACAAATTGCAGCAGGACAATGGCCTCCCTTTCAGCCGTGAACAGGTCATGATCAGCAATGGGGGCAAACAAACTCTGTTCAATCTGGCGATAGTCCTGTTGGATCCCGGCGACGAGGTGATCCTGCCCGTTCCCTATTGGGTTAGCTATCCCGAGATTGTCACCTTGGCGGGAGCAAAAGTCGTGCGGGTGCAGACTGAAGAGGCCCAAGGCTTCAAACTCACCGCCGAGCAACTCCGCCAAGCCCTCACTCCCCGAAGTAAACTGCTCATCCTCAACTCGCCGGCCAACCCCACCGGGGCGGTTTACCGTCGTCATGAGCTAGAAGCCCTGGCGGAAGTGATCCTCTCTGTGCCCGATCTCTACGTGGTGTGCGATGAGATCTACGAAAAATTGGTTTATGGAGGAGCCTGCCATGTCAGTTTGGGATCCCTGTCTCCAGATCTGTTCCAGCGCACGATTCTCAGTAGCGGCTTTGCCAAGGCCTATGCTATGACCGGCTGGCGAATGGGCTACTTAGCAGGGCCAAAACCGGTCATCGATGCGGCCATCAACCTGCAAAGCCACAGCACCTCCAATGTTTGCACCTTCGCCCAATACGGAGCTTTAGAGGCCCTGACCAACCCTCTGTCTGCGGCTTCCATTGAAAAAATGCGCCAAGAATTCTCGCAGCGGCGGGATCTGATGGTGCAAGGGATCCAGACTTTGCCGGGGGTAACCTGCCCACAACCGGATGGAGCGTTTTATGTATTCCCCAATATCCGTCAGACGGGGTTAAGTTCTGTAGAATTTTGTCAGCGCCTCCTCAAAGAACAGCATGTGGCTGCTGTGCCTGGGGTTGCCTTCGGAGCCGATCACTGCATTCGCCTTTCCTATGCCACCGACCGCGCCACCATCGAAAAAGGCCTGCAACGGCTACACCAGTTTGTCCGCTCCCTCTAG
- a CDS encoding ParA family protein, with translation MSSRTALVVTVACLSGGSGKTTAALNLATMLADHGKTLAIDFDPQGNLSQWMGWTNLSESATIAETILPGADRVHITEIIRAPLNEDRQERLWLAPSDYSLSRAMDAIVMEPGRELFLKRALRPILSDYDFLVIDSPPSKGLLTYNSILSADLLVVPTECTQKGVMGALSTLVLLKELEELDFHVPKFLGVLPTREQWAGNNRTKMSRAAVEALTEMMQGIPIFTPVRQSTVVQQTNSMGWSLAESGEEVLAQPYREVIEAVLEAR, from the coding sequence ATGTCTAGCAGAACGGCGCTTGTCGTCACCGTTGCCTGTTTGAGTGGGGGATCCGGCAAAACCACAGCCGCCCTCAACTTGGCCACCATGCTGGCGGATCATGGCAAAACCTTGGCCATCGATTTCGACCCTCAGGGTAATTTAAGCCAGTGGATGGGCTGGACGAATCTATCGGAGTCGGCCACGATTGCTGAGACCATTTTGCCAGGGGCGGATCGGGTTCACATCACTGAAATCATTCGCGCTCCCCTGAATGAGGATCGCCAGGAGCGGCTTTGGCTGGCCCCCAGCGATTACAGTCTGTCGCGGGCCATGGATGCGATTGTCATGGAACCGGGGCGGGAACTCTTTTTGAAGCGCGCCCTACGGCCCATCTTGTCCGATTATGACTTTTTGGTCATCGATAGCCCTCCCTCGAAGGGCTTGCTCACCTACAACAGCATTCTCAGTGCCGATCTCCTGGTGGTGCCCACCGAATGTACCCAAAAGGGGGTGATGGGGGCCTTGAGCACCCTAGTTTTGCTCAAAGAATTGGAGGAGCTGGACTTTCATGTGCCCAAGTTTTTGGGGGTGCTGCCAACACGAGAGCAATGGGCGGGCAACAATCGCACCAAAATGTCACGGGCGGCAGTGGAAGCTCTAACAGAAATGATGCAAGGGATCCCAATTTTTACCCCGGTGCGGCAAAGTACAGTGGTACAGCAAACCAACAGCATGGGCTGGTCGCTGGCGGAATCTGGGGAAGAAGTTTTGGCTCAACCCTATCGCGAGGTCATCGAGGCTGTGTTGGAGGCTCGCTGA
- a CDS encoding peptide chain release factor 3 translates to MQELDLAKAAEQRRTFAIISHPDAGKTTLTEKLLLYGGAIQEAGAVKAHRAQKRVTSDWMELEKQRGISITSTVLQFDYQNIRLNLLDTPGHQDFSEDTYRTLAAADNAVMLEDASKGLETQTRKLFEVCQMRSLPIFTFINKMDRPTRDPLDLMDEIETELGLKPYPVNWPIGSGDRFTGVFDRRTQEFHLFERVSKGRVRVKDTVIKLGDPDIEEVIDKDLYYQFKEELELLDGLMPSLDLKQVHSGQQTPVFFGSAMTNFGVELFLNSFLEYALPPAPHESTLGLIPPEHPEFTGFVFKLQANMDPRHRDRIAFVRICSGKFEKDMVVNHARLNRSVRLSYPQKLFAQDRISIDEAYPGDVIGLNNPGIFTIGDTIYTGSKLRYAGIPSFSPELFAYLKNPNPSKFKQFQKGVSELREEGAVQIMYSMDESRRDPIVAAVGQLQFEVVQYRLEHEYNVETRLEMLPYTLARWVENGWAVLENIPSLFNTILVKDVQERPVLLFKNEWTLQQFVGSNPKIKLSKIAPVLELGPESGNV, encoded by the coding sequence ATGCAAGAACTCGATTTGGCCAAGGCAGCAGAACAGCGACGCACCTTCGCCATCATTTCCCACCCCGATGCCGGGAAGACCACCCTCACCGAAAAACTCTTGCTCTATGGGGGTGCCATTCAAGAGGCTGGGGCAGTCAAAGCCCATCGAGCCCAAAAGCGGGTCACCTCTGACTGGATGGAGCTGGAAAAGCAGCGGGGTATCTCGATTACCTCAACCGTGTTGCAATTTGATTATCAAAATATTCGCCTCAATCTGCTGGATACCCCCGGTCACCAAGACTTTAGCGAAGATACCTACCGCACGCTGGCGGCGGCTGATAATGCGGTGATGTTGGAGGATGCCAGTAAAGGATTGGAAACCCAGACCCGCAAGCTGTTTGAAGTGTGTCAGATGCGGTCGTTGCCCATTTTCACCTTCATCAACAAGATGGATCGCCCAACCCGGGATCCTTTGGATCTGATGGATGAAATCGAGACGGAACTGGGCCTCAAACCTTATCCGGTCAACTGGCCGATTGGCTCAGGCGATCGCTTTACGGGTGTATTTGATCGCCGTACCCAGGAGTTTCACCTTTTTGAGCGGGTCTCTAAGGGCCGGGTGCGAGTGAAAGATACTGTCATTAAACTTGGGGATCCGGATATTGAAGAGGTCATTGACAAAGATCTGTACTACCAATTCAAGGAAGAACTGGAACTGTTGGATGGCTTAATGCCCAGTTTGGATCTGAAACAGGTGCATTCTGGCCAGCAAACCCCGGTCTTTTTCGGCAGCGCCATGACCAACTTTGGGGTGGAGCTTTTCCTTAATTCGTTTTTAGAGTATGCTCTACCGCCAGCCCCCCACGAGAGTACCTTGGGGTTGATCCCGCCCGAACATCCTGAATTCACCGGTTTTGTCTTTAAGTTGCAAGCCAATATGGATCCCCGACATCGGGATCGCATTGCTTTTGTGCGTATCTGTTCTGGAAAATTCGAGAAAGATATGGTGGTCAATCATGCCCGCCTCAACCGCAGCGTTCGCCTTTCCTATCCACAAAAGCTGTTTGCTCAGGATCGGATCTCTATTGATGAAGCCTATCCCGGCGATGTGATCGGCCTGAATAATCCTGGGATTTTCACCATTGGCGATACCATCTACACCGGCTCTAAACTTCGCTATGCAGGGATCCCCAGCTTTTCTCCTGAGCTATTTGCTTACTTGAAAAACCCTAATCCCTCCAAATTTAAGCAGTTCCAAAAAGGGGTGAGCGAGCTGCGGGAAGAAGGGGCCGTACAAATCATGTATTCTATGGACGAGTCCAGGCGGGATCCGATCGTGGCGGCGGTGGGCCAGTTGCAGTTTGAAGTGGTGCAATATCGCCTTGAACATGAATACAACGTCGAGACTCGTCTGGAGATGCTGCCCTACACGCTGGCACGTTGGGTGGAGAATGGCTGGGCGGTGCTAGAAAACATCCCCAGTTTGTTTAACACGATCCTTGTCAAGGATGTTCAGGAGCGGCCCGTTCTCTTGTTTAAGAATGAATGGACTTTACAACAGTTTGTTGGCAGTAACCCAAAAATTAAGCTCAGCAAGATTGCCCCTGTTTTGGAACTTGGCCCAGAATCCGGCAATGTCTAG